A region from the Candidatus Tenderia electrophaga genome encodes:
- a CDS encoding cation:proton antiporter (subunit A of antiporter complex involved in resistance to high concentrations of Na+, K+, Li+ and/or alkali; in S. meliloti it is known to be involved with K+): MTLSLFLIVFAGSALTAWVSRFGRLYSAWAAGAVTSLALLQLVWQLPAVFAGETLIERWTWIPSAGLDLVFRIDGLGLLFALLILCIGLLVIFYARYYLSARDCMGRFYSYLLLFMGAMLGIALSENIIQLLVFWELTSLTSFLLISYWQFRADARQGARMALAITGAGGLALLGGFIMLGEITGSYELSVILASGDIIRAHPLYLSMLVLVLLGAFTKSAQFPFHFWLPNAMAAPTPVSAYLHSATMVKAGLFLLARLFPALSGTPEWSWLVGGVGLATFLVGAFFALFQHDLKGLLAYSTISHLGLIAVLFGIGTPLAAVAGVFHIINHAIFKASLFMAAGIIDHESGSRDMRKLNGLWKCMPHTALLAMVAAAAMAGVPLLNGFLSKEMFFAEAVSAGTHFKLGWILPALITLGGIFAVAYSFRFIHDVFFNGDPIDLPKIPHEPPRWMKVPVEMLVALCLLVGILPGLTVEPILRIAAAGLLQAPLPEFDLAIWHGFSAALLMSVVAIVGGGMLYAVRKPLFALQEKSAGLQGKVLFDALIAGLLASARGVTRLLDTGSLQRLVLLFFCAVLVLGVAGYWSSGSPLSGERELLPLDGISLIAVVGLFLTAIATVVMHRQRFIALVLIGAVGLVVALIFVKFSAPDLALTQLSVEIVTIVLLLLALYFLPQQPAPESGRTRVVRDGVVATLVGGCAALLSWSVLTRPYQSIADFFLANAKPGGGGNNVVNVILVDFRGYDTLGEIAVLALAALGIFAMLERLRLPGLQHDGKRPWNWDLHPPVMASLTRLLLPLALLVSIFILLRGHNLPGGGFIAGLITAIALIMQYLANGAVWTQSRLPDNMHPTIAVGLLIATLTGLGSWLVGHPFLTSTFTYLTWPLVGKFEVASAMVFDLGVYLVVVGATLLILIHLGLLHDSSHAPAKTEASH, from the coding sequence CCGCCTGGGTGTCGCGCTTTGGGCGCCTATATTCGGCCTGGGCCGCGGGGGCGGTGACCAGTCTGGCGTTGCTGCAACTCGTGTGGCAACTGCCTGCGGTCTTCGCCGGCGAGACCCTCATCGAACGCTGGACCTGGATCCCCAGTGCAGGCTTGGACCTGGTGTTCCGCATCGATGGTCTGGGTCTGCTATTTGCCTTATTGATCTTGTGTATTGGTCTGCTGGTAATTTTTTATGCACGCTACTATCTGTCGGCGCGGGACTGCATGGGACGGTTTTACAGTTATCTGCTCCTGTTTATGGGCGCCATGCTGGGCATTGCATTGTCGGAAAACATCATCCAGTTGCTGGTATTTTGGGAGCTGACCAGCCTTACCTCCTTCCTGCTCATCAGTTACTGGCAGTTCCGTGCCGACGCCCGCCAGGGGGCACGCATGGCGCTAGCCATTACCGGCGCTGGCGGGCTGGCCCTGCTGGGCGGCTTTATCATGCTGGGCGAGATTACCGGCAGCTATGAGTTGTCGGTGATACTGGCCTCGGGGGATATCATCCGCGCCCATCCGCTCTATTTATCCATGCTGGTCCTGGTGCTGCTGGGGGCCTTTACCAAGTCGGCGCAATTCCCCTTTCACTTCTGGTTACCCAATGCCATGGCCGCGCCAACGCCGGTGTCTGCCTATTTACATTCGGCCACCATGGTCAAGGCCGGCCTGTTTCTGCTGGCGCGGTTGTTCCCGGCCCTGTCAGGCACCCCGGAATGGTCATGGCTAGTCGGTGGCGTGGGCCTGGCGACGTTTCTGGTGGGTGCCTTTTTTGCCCTGTTTCAGCACGACCTCAAGGGGCTGCTGGCCTACTCCACCATCAGTCACCTTGGCCTGATTGCGGTGCTGTTTGGTATCGGCACGCCACTGGCGGCCGTAGCGGGGGTGTTTCACATCATCAACCATGCGATTTTCAAGGCCTCACTGTTCATGGCCGCCGGGATTATCGACCACGAGAGTGGCAGCCGGGACATGCGCAAGCTCAATGGCCTGTGGAAATGCATGCCCCACACCGCGCTGCTGGCCATGGTGGCCGCCGCCGCTATGGCCGGGGTGCCGCTGCTCAACGGCTTCTTGTCCAAGGAAATGTTCTTTGCCGAGGCCGTGAGCGCCGGCACGCACTTTAAACTCGGCTGGATCCTGCCGGCCTTGATCACCCTGGGCGGTATTTTTGCGGTGGCCTATTCGTTTCGTTTCATTCACGATGTGTTCTTCAACGGCGACCCCATCGACCTGCCCAAGATTCCGCACGAGCCACCGCGTTGGATGAAAGTGCCGGTGGAGATGTTGGTGGCGCTGTGTCTGCTGGTGGGCATTCTGCCGGGGCTGACCGTGGAGCCCATATTGCGCATCGCCGCCGCCGGTCTGTTACAGGCCCCGTTACCGGAGTTTGACCTGGCCATCTGGCACGGCTTTAGTGCCGCATTGCTCATGAGTGTGGTGGCCATAGTCGGTGGCGGCATGCTCTATGCCGTACGTAAGCCTCTGTTTGCCCTGCAGGAAAAAAGCGCTGGCCTCCAGGGCAAGGTGCTTTTCGATGCGCTGATCGCGGGCTTGCTGGCCTCGGCGCGCGGCGTCACCCGCCTACTGGATACCGGTAGCCTACAGCGCCTGGTGCTGTTGTTCTTTTGCGCGGTTCTGGTGCTGGGCGTGGCAGGTTACTGGAGCAGTGGCAGCCCGCTCAGCGGCGAACGTGAATTGTTGCCCCTGGACGGCATTAGTCTTATCGCCGTGGTCGGTCTGTTCCTTACAGCCATTGCCACAGTGGTGATGCATCGGCAACGCTTTATCGCACTGGTATTGATTGGCGCCGTCGGCCTGGTGGTCGCGCTGATTTTCGTCAAGTTCTCCGCCCCCGACCTTGCCCTGACCCAACTGTCGGTCGAGATTGTCACCATTGTCCTGCTATTGCTGGCCCTCTATTTTCTACCACAACAACCCGCGCCTGAGTCCGGCCGGACCCGGGTCGTACGCGATGGCGTGGTCGCCACGCTGGTCGGTGGATGTGCCGCCCTGCTGAGCTGGTCGGTGCTCACCCGGCCCTACCAGAGTATTGCCGATTTCTTCCTCGCCAATGCGAAACCTGGCGGTGGCGGCAATAATGTGGTCAATGTCATTCTGGTGGATTTTCGCGGCTACGATACCCTGGGTGAGATTGCCGTGCTGGCGCTGGCCGCGCTGGGTATCTTCGCCATGCTGGAACGACTGCGCCTGCCAGGGCTACAACATGACGGCAAACGCCCCTGGAACTGGGATCTGCATCCGCCGGTCATGGCCTCGCTCACCCGCCTGTTGCTACCCCTGGCCTTACTGGTATCGATATTCATTTTGCTGCGCGGCCATAACCTGCCGGGTGGCGGTTTCATTGCCGGCCTGATTACCGCGATAGCATTGATTATGCAGTACCTGGCCAACGGTGCGGTCTGGACCCAGTCACGTCTGCCGGACAACATGCACCCCACCATTGCCGTGGGCCTGCTCATCGCCACCCTGACCGGGCTGGGCAGCTGGCTGGTGGGACATCCCTTTTTGACCTCCACCTTCACCTACCTGACCTGGCCGCTGGTAGGCAAATTCGAAGTAGCCTCTGCCATGGTCTTCGACCTCGGGGTTTATCTGGTCGTGGTCGGTGCGACGCTGCTGATCCTGATTCACCTCGGCCTGCTGCACGACAGCAGCCACGCCCCGGCAAAAACTGAGGCATCCCACTGA